A single Pseudomonas sp. MM223 DNA region contains:
- the cheB_3 gene encoding Protein-glutamate methylesterase/protein-glutamine glutaminase (*Name cheB_3) has translation MNELPIEGFATTNENSAMVLLVDDQAMIGEAVRRGLANEDNIDFHFCADPHQAVAQAMRIKPTVILQDLIMPGLDGLTLVREYRNNPATQDIPIIVLSTKEDPLVKSAAFAAGANDYLVKLPDTIELVARIRYHSRSYLTLLQRDEAYRALRVSQQQLLDSNLMLQRLMNSDGLTGLSNRRHFDEYLELEWRRAMREQQQLSLLMIDVDYFKAYNDSFGHLAGDEALRQVAEAIRGSCSRPTDLPARYGGEEFALVLPNTSPGGARLVAEKLRQTVLGLGIPHTAPVADARLTVSIGLATQTPAVGSHCRQLISAADKGLYQAKNSGRNQVGIA, from the coding sequence ATGAATGAATTACCGATCGAAGGTTTTGCCACCACCAACGAGAACTCGGCGATGGTGCTGCTGGTCGACGACCAAGCCATGATCGGCGAGGCGGTGCGGCGTGGTCTTGCCAATGAAGACAACATCGACTTCCACTTCTGTGCCGACCCGCACCAGGCAGTGGCCCAGGCCATGCGCATCAAGCCCACGGTCATCCTTCAGGACCTGATCATGCCTGGCCTGGACGGATTGACCCTGGTGCGCGAATACCGCAACAACCCAGCCACCCAGGACATCCCGATCATTGTCCTGTCGACCAAGGAAGACCCGCTGGTCAAGAGCGCCGCATTTGCCGCCGGGGCCAACGACTACCTGGTCAAGCTGCCGGACACCATCGAGCTGGTGGCGCGCATTCGTTACCATTCGCGCTCCTACCTTACCCTGCTGCAACGCGACGAGGCCTACCGCGCCTTGCGCGTCAGCCAGCAGCAGTTGCTCGATTCCAACCTGATGCTGCAGCGGCTGATGAACTCCGATGGCCTGACCGGGCTGTCCAACCGCCGCCATTTCGACGAATACCTGGAACTGGAATGGCGCCGGGCCATGCGTGAACAACAGCAGCTGTCGTTGCTGATGATCGATGTGGATTATTTCAAAGCCTACAACGACAGCTTCGGCCACCTGGCCGGCGATGAAGCCTTGCGCCAGGTGGCCGAGGCAATCCGTGGCTCGTGCTCGCGGCCGACCGACCTGCCGGCCCGCTATGGCGGCGAGGAGTTTGCCTTGGTGCTGCCCAATACCTCGCCTGGCGGGGCACGCCTGGTGGCCGAAAAGCTGCGTCAGACCGTGCTGGGCCTTGGCATCCCGCATACCGCCCCGGTGGCCGATGCGCGCCTGACCGTAAGTATTGGCCTTGCCACCCAGACCCCGGCCGTCGGCAGCCACTGCCGGCAGTTGATCTCGGCGGCGGACAAAGGCTTGTACCAGGCCAAGAACAGCGGGCGTAATCAGGTGGGTATAGCCTGA
- the relE_1 gene encoding mRNA interferase toxin RelE (*Name relE_1): protein MSSSPKPKEAKSYDLEFDVRARKEFQKLDGALQVQFARKLKERLAQPRVEKDKLSGMPDCYKIKLRSAGYRLVYRVFDQRVVVIVIAVGKRERSDIYDSARSRLK from the coding sequence ATGAGCTCATCGCCGAAGCCGAAGGAAGCAAAAAGCTACGACCTTGAATTCGATGTGCGGGCAAGGAAGGAATTTCAAAAGCTCGATGGCGCATTGCAGGTTCAGTTCGCGAGAAAGCTGAAGGAGCGATTGGCTCAGCCCAGGGTGGAGAAAGACAAACTTTCCGGCATGCCGGACTGCTACAAGATCAAGCTGCGGTCAGCTGGTTATCGGTTGGTTTATCGGGTTTTCGATCAGCGCGTGGTGGTGATCGTCATCGCGGTAGGCAAGCGAGAGCGAAGCGATATTTACGATTCTGCCCGTTCACGCCTGAAATGA
- the lysS gene encoding Lysine--tRNA ligase (*Name lysS), which produces MSDLKTESQDLQQEENALIALRKEKLAAERAKGNAFPNDFRRDSYCNDLQKQYADKTKEELEAAAIPVKVAGRIMLNRGSFMVIQDMTGRIQVYVNRKTLPEETLAAVKTWDLGDIISAEGTLARSGKGDLYVEMTNVRLLTKSLRPLPDKHHGLTDTEQRYRQRYVDLMVNEETRHTFRVRSQVISHIRKFLIERDFLEVETPMLQTIPGGAAAKPFETHHNALDMAMFLRIAPELYLKRLVVGGFEKVFEINRNFRNEGVSTRHNPEFTMLEFYQAYADYRDNMDLTEELFRELAQLVLGSTDVPYGDKVFHFGEPFVRLSVFDSILKYNPELTAADLQDVDRARDIAKKAGAKVLGHEGLGKLQVMIFEELVEHKLEQPHFITEYPFEVSPLARRNDDNPAVTDRFELFIGGREIANAYSELNDAEDQAERFLAQVAEKDAGDDEAMHYDADFVRALEYGMPPTAGEGIGIDRLVMLLTNSPSIRDVILFPHMRPQA; this is translated from the coding sequence ATGAGCGACCTCAAGACCGAATCGCAAGACCTGCAACAGGAAGAAAATGCCCTGATCGCCCTGCGCAAGGAAAAACTTGCCGCCGAGCGCGCCAAAGGCAACGCCTTCCCCAACGACTTCCGTCGCGACAGCTACTGCAACGACCTGCAGAAGCAGTATGCGGACAAGACCAAGGAAGAGCTGGAAGCAGCCGCGATTCCGGTCAAGGTTGCCGGCCGTATCATGCTCAACCGTGGCTCGTTCATGGTTATCCAGGACATGACCGGGCGCATCCAGGTCTATGTCAACCGCAAGACCCTGCCGGAAGAAACCCTGGCCGCCGTCAAAACCTGGGACCTGGGCGACATCATCAGCGCCGAAGGCACCCTGGCCCGTTCCGGCAAGGGCGACCTGTACGTCGAAATGACCAACGTGCGCCTGCTGACCAAGTCGCTGCGCCCGCTGCCCGACAAGCACCACGGCCTGACCGACACCGAGCAGCGCTACCGCCAGCGTTACGTCGACCTGATGGTCAACGAAGAAACCCGCCACACGTTCCGTGTGCGTTCGCAGGTGATCTCGCACATTCGCAAGTTCCTCATCGAACGTGACTTCCTCGAAGTCGAGACGCCGATGCTGCAGACCATCCCGGGCGGCGCGGCGGCCAAGCCGTTCGAAACCCACCACAACGCCCTGGACATGGCCATGTTCCTGCGTATCGCGCCGGAGCTGTACCTCAAGCGCCTGGTGGTGGGTGGCTTTGAAAAGGTGTTCGAGATCAACCGCAACTTCCGTAACGAAGGTGTTTCGACGCGTCACAACCCAGAATTCACCATGCTTGAGTTCTACCAGGCCTACGCCGACTACCGCGACAACATGGACCTCACCGAGGAACTGTTCCGCGAGCTGGCGCAACTGGTACTGGGCAGCACCGACGTGCCGTACGGCGACAAGGTGTTCCACTTCGGTGAGCCGTTCGTGCGCCTGTCGGTGTTCGACTCGATCCTCAAGTACAACCCGGAATTGACCGCTGCCGACCTGCAGGACGTCGACCGCGCCCGCGACATCGCCAAGAAGGCCGGTGCCAAGGTGCTGGGCCACGAAGGCCTGGGCAAGCTGCAGGTGATGATTTTCGAAGAGCTGGTCGAGCACAAGCTGGAGCAGCCGCACTTCATCACCGAGTACCCGTTCGAAGTGTCGCCGCTGGCCCGTCGCAACGACGACAACCCGGCTGTAACCGACCGCTTCGAGCTGTTTATCGGTGGCCGCGAAATCGCCAACGCCTACTCCGAGCTCAACGATGCCGAAGACCAGGCCGAGCGCTTCCTGGCCCAGGTGGCCGAGAAGGACGCCGGTGACGACGAAGCCATGCACTACGACGCCGACTTCGTGCGTGCGCTGGAGTACGGCATGCCGCCGACCGCCGGTGAGGGCATTGGCATCGACCGCCTGGTGATGTTGCTGACCAACTCGCCGTCGATCCGCGACGTGATCCTGTTCCCGCACATGCGTCCACAGGCCTGA
- the pal_1 gene encoding Peptidoglycan-associated lipoprotein (*Name pal_1) produces the protein MRNFVMIPALLALSVGLAACSHDPNANLEAARTNFSSLQSDPQSSKVAALETKDAQDWLNKADKAFMDREDQKQVDQLAYLTNQRVEVAKQTIALRTAEGELKSASAQRAQAKLDARDAQIAKLQDSLNAKQTDRGTLVTFGDVLFDFNKAELKSNAYPNVTKLAQFLQENPERKVIVEGYTDSVGSANYNQTLSERRANSVRMALVRAGVDPARIVSQGYGKEYPVADNGSNSGRAQNRRVEVTISNDNQPVAPRAVSQAQQ, from the coding sequence ATGCGCAATTTCGTCATGATTCCCGCCCTGCTGGCCCTCAGCGTTGGTCTTGCAGCCTGCTCGCACGACCCTAACGCCAACCTCGAAGCGGCCCGCACCAACTTCTCCTCGCTGCAAAGCGACCCGCAATCGAGCAAGGTCGCGGCACTGGAGACCAAGGACGCCCAGGACTGGCTGAACAAAGCCGACAAGGCCTTCATGGACCGTGAGGACCAGAAGCAGGTCGACCAACTGGCCTACCTGACCAACCAGCGTGTTGAAGTGGCCAAGCAGACCATTGCCCTGCGCACCGCCGAAGGCGAACTGAAAAGTGCCTCGGCCCAACGTGCACAGGCCAAGCTGGACGCCCGCGACGCGCAGATCGCCAAGCTGCAGGACAGCCTCAACGCCAAGCAGACCGACCGCGGTACGCTGGTGACCTTTGGCGATGTGCTGTTCGACTTCAACAAGGCCGAGCTCAAGAGCAACGCCTACCCGAACGTCACCAAGCTGGCCCAGTTCCTCCAGGAAAACCCGGAGCGCAAGGTGATTGTCGAGGGCTACACCGACAGCGTCGGCTCGGCCAACTACAACCAGACCCTGTCCGAGCGCCGTGCCAACAGCGTACGCATGGCACTGGTACGTGCCGGCGTCGACCCGGCGCGTATCGTTTCCCAAGGCTATGGCAAGGAGTACCCGGTAGCGGACAACGGCAGCAACTCGGGCCGTGCGCAAAACCGTCGGGTGGAGGTGACCATCTCCAACGACAACCAGCCGGTAGCACCGCGTGCGGTGAGCCAAGCGCAGCAGTAA
- the prfB gene encoding Peptide chain release factor RF2 (*Name prfB), whose product MLAQVVETLDKLSNGLSDCKDLLDMAVEEEDESAVGDVETELQGLEESLAQLEFRRMFSGEMDMNNAYLDIQAGSGGTEAQDWANILLRMYLRWADKRGFDATIIELSEGEVAGIKGATVHIKGEYAFGWLRTEIGVHRLVRKSPFDSGARRHTSFSAVFVSPEIDDKVEIEINPSDLRIDTYRSSGAGGQHVNTTDSAVRITHVPTNTVVACQNERSQHANKDTAMKMLRAKLYELEMQKRNAASQALEDSKSDIGWGHQIRSYVLDDSRIKDLRTGVERSDCQKVLDGDLDQYLEASLKQGL is encoded by the coding sequence ATGCTGGCGCAGGTCGTCGAGACGCTGGACAAACTGTCCAACGGCTTGTCCGACTGCAAGGACCTGCTCGACATGGCTGTCGAGGAAGAGGACGAAAGCGCTGTCGGCGACGTCGAGACCGAGCTGCAGGGCCTGGAAGAATCCCTGGCCCAGCTTGAGTTCCGTCGCATGTTCAGCGGCGAGATGGACATGAACAACGCCTACCTGGACATCCAGGCCGGCTCCGGTGGTACCGAGGCGCAGGACTGGGCCAACATCCTGCTGCGCATGTACCTGCGCTGGGCCGACAAGCGTGGTTTCGACGCCACCATCATCGAGCTGTCCGAAGGTGAAGTCGCCGGTATCAAGGGCGCCACCGTGCACATCAAGGGCGAGTACGCCTTCGGCTGGCTGCGTACCGAAATCGGTGTGCACCGCTTGGTGCGCAAGAGCCCGTTCGACTCCGGTGCCCGCCGCCACACCTCGTTCTCGGCGGTATTCGTGTCGCCCGAAATCGACGACAAGGTCGAGATCGAGATCAACCCGTCCGACCTGCGCATCGACACCTACCGTTCCTCCGGTGCCGGTGGTCAGCACGTGAACACCACCGACTCGGCCGTACGTATCACCCACGTACCGACCAACACCGTGGTGGCCTGCCAGAACGAACGTTCCCAGCACGCCAACAAAGACACCGCCATGAAAATGCTGCGGGCCAAGTTGTACGAGCTGGAAATGCAGAAGCGTAACGCCGCTTCGCAGGCGTTGGAAGACAGCAAGTCGGACATCGGCTGGGGCCACCAGATCCGTTCCTACGTACTGGATGACTCGCGCATCAAAGACCTGCGCACAGGCGTAGAGCGCAGCGACTGCCAGAAGGTGCTTGACGGCGACCTCGACCAGTACCTGGAAGCAAGCCTCAAGCAAGGGCTGTAA